The Dendropsophus ebraccatus isolate aDenEbr1 chromosome 6, aDenEbr1.pat, whole genome shotgun sequence nucleotide sequence TCACgatgaaaaaagaataaagtacgCCTCCGGTCTTATAAGCAATATCAGATTTGGCACTATCTCAGCTCAAGACTTGGTAAACTACGTCCAATCGGTGCCAAGAATGATGCAAGATACAGAATGCCATAGACTTCTGGTTGAAGCCATGAATTATCACCTGCTTCCTTATCACCAAAACACCCTACAATCAAGAAGAACAAAAATACGAGGAGGAACAAGAGTTCTGGTGACCGTAGGAGGCCGGCCAGCATTGACAGAGAAGTCTCTTAGCAGGGAGATCTTGTACAGGGATCCGGAAAATGGATGGAAAAGGCTATCGGAACTACCAGCCAAGAGTTTtaatcagtgtgtggcagtgatgGATGGCTTTCTTTACATCGCTGGTGGTGAAGACCAAAATGATGCCAGAAATCAAGCCAAGCATGCAGTCAGCAATTTCTGCAGGTAATTGTATATTCAATCAAGTAAAATATGAGATACTCTGCCGTTTTTTTATTCAAAGACTGTATTGCAGTTCTGCTTGAAAcacctaggctgggttcacactacgttttagcaattagtttttttaggtggttttgcaaaaaaaaaaactgatggaaaagcagatgcatttgtgtgcatccattttgatacatttttccattgacttccattataaaaaaaaggatcaaaatgcatcctttttttaacatagACAAAAACTTAGATGACCTTATTTtggtgtacgttaaaaaaagagaCACGTTTCGATccggttttttttataatggaagtcaataaagaaattattaaaataggtgcacacaaatacatctgtttttcatcttttttttttgcaaaaatgaatttaaaaaacgtgaacctagtgtgaacccaaccttacccCTACATTCTTTTAAGATCAAATAAAGACATTTAccaaggagtctaatttgtgtgactcttctaatgaggattggtgcatattttgttccaatatcttttgactaatttattaaaatgcagccctgccatagtgaatgcctctaaataaaaagtcgcaaaattgtTGCCAAAGaaagtttttaaaaagtcacaaacaaattcacctggtattgACCAGATGTAGTGCTGCACCAGTTTCTGCAACTTAAGGTTaagcttaagggtagcttcacacgtaccggatcagcagcggatttcacgctgcaagtttgcagcgaaacacgctgcggatcctggtagtgtgaagtgtcTATGGGGtaacatatctgcagcagaattttcattccactgcggatatgtgaccCGACGCCTTTAACCCTGCGCTGCCCTCAGCCCCCGAAGCATATATTAGCTGCTCAGCGCcgtagctgtgtgtgaggctcccggctcccttcaGTCTCCATCAGCCTGACTGACAGTCTGCTGctgtgcactaattggctgatggggagcaaggggagccgcacacacacagccgcggtgcggagcaggtaatgtatgctccggaggCTGTGGGCGGCgcagggttaaaggggccaggtcacatatccgcagtggaatgaaaatgtgACCCATTTAACTTctcactaccaggatccgcagcagattttgctgcaaactcgcagcatgaaatccgctgcggatccggtacgtgtgaagctaccctaatgctcaaaaacagcagataaaaaaagttgcatctgagaaatattcacctgtcgaattcATAAAAAGAACTAAGATCAAAAataggtgaaaaatccaattattcacctaaaagtaggtgcaaagcccttgataaatttccccattaGTATTTATTGTTCTCCCCCCAGCAATTTTTACTACAGTATAGCCTTTCTGTgggattagggccctattacacaggacgattatcatacAGAAAATCGTTCATattgaaacgataatcgtcctgtctAATTGCAAGCAaagatcaaaaaatcgtttgtgtcgTTGATGTAGATCTGGttttaaaatcattgttaatcagtTGCTAACTgtttgttaatcgtttgctgtaattccacatttgttcactaattgtaaGAGTAATCACAGTACTCTTAATTTATTTAATGAGCACTCCAATCATTCTAATTTCCCCCATTTTTTCCGTATTTTAGATATGACCCACGTTTCAACACATGGATTCACCTTGCAAACATGACCCAGAAGCGTACCCACTTTAGCTTGAATGTTTTCAATGGTCTCCTTTATGCCATTGGTGGTCGCAATTCTGAAGGTTGCCTAGCTTCACTTGAGTGTTATGTTCCTTCAACCAACCAGTGGATGCCAAAAGCACCACTGGAGGTTGCAAGGTGCTGCCATTCCAGCTCGGTCATTGATGGTAAGATCTTGGTCGTAGGTGGCTACATCAATAACGCATACTCGCGCTCTGTTTGTATGTATGACCCGTGTAATGATAGCTGGCAAGATAAGGCAAATTTGAGTACACCTAGAGGATGGCATTGCTCTGTTACACTTGGTGACCGAGTGTATGTTATGGGTGGTAGTCAACTCGGTGGCCGTGGCGAAAGAATCGATGTCCTTCCGGTTGAGTGCTTCAATCCCCACAATGGTCAGTGGAGCTTTGCTGCTCCTCTGCAGAATGGAGTGAGCACTGCCGGGGCTTCTACGCTAAATGGCAAAATCTACTTGGTGGGCGGCTGGAATGAGGTGGAAAAGAAATACAAGAAATGCATTCAGGCCTACAACCCTGATCTTAACGAATGGACTGAGGAAGACGAATTACCGGAGGCGACAGTAGGAGTATCTTGCTGTACTATCACAATGCCAAATTTTAAAACACGGGAATCCAGAGCAAGCTCGGTGTCTTCAGTGCCAGTCAGTATATAAATGAGAAATTTATAAGAATCCAGTACTTTAACGATAGCACACTGCTTTTCAGGCACCAGGCCAATGTaacgaaataataataataatttaaaaaaaaaatgttgtaacTATATTATTTATAGGTTGTCTCAGCAGGCCCATTCGTATTCCTTGGTGCatgacgggaaaaaaaaaaagaattttatgtAGACAAAACATTGTCTATAAAATGTCAGAGTGGCAGGAAGTATTCAATGATCCATCAGAAAAAGTCTTCATATTGCTTTGGAAATTGTAGGCTGATGTACTACGTTATAATAATCCATTTATTTAGTGCATTACATGTACTGCAGTAGAATAATCTGGCCATAAGGCATTGTTACGTGCATTTTCATTTACAATGGAGATCAAACAATGAAATAAATAAGCTAGAAAGATCTTATAATGATAATGAAATCTGAAGGATGAAGCCAACAGTGAAGCAGATGGTGTGTCGGCTGTTTTGGTGCATGAAAAGTGATAGTTTTTTTCCTGTACATTAGTATTTGGTAGTGGATGCTGTGAATGTTTTCTGGATGGTATTttatttgttaaaggagaagttccaccAGCTATGAAATCTGCAGGCAGGTAGGGGTTAAAATAACGAGCATGTTAACTCATCCGTCCCCCGTGCCTCTTAGCACCGCAGCCAGGTCCTGTtcgagtgattgcctgctcagccaatcaatgactggggagggacaccaaccctgtcactgactggctgagcaggcagtcgcTCAGCCGCCCTGTGATGTTGCTGGTGCAGGAGCCGAGTAAGTGACGTACCTGGTTTCCTGCAGAAGATGACGTCACTACAAGGCAAAGGGAACAGGTTAGTGAACCTGTTAGTTATTTtcacacccctgcctgcctgcagatttcaaagtaagggtacaaacacacacaccgtatatgcagcagatacgcagcaaatacgcagcagatttgatggtgaagacttgatgctgtgttcagttatttagatctaatctgctgagtatctgctgcgtatttgctgcgtatcgcagcagtaaatacgttgcgtatacggtgtgtgtgtttataccctaaatgggacttttcctttaacattaatctgtatttaaagggcaactccagcaaaaaaaaaaataatatatatatatatatatatatatatatatatatatatatatatatatatctttcaatcaactggtaccagaaagtgccagagatctgtaacttacttttattaaaaaatcgcaagttttccagtacttatcagctgctgtatgtcatagacatagatgaaGATattaaggacatacagcagctgataagtgctggaagactggagactggagagtaaattacaaatctctgtcattttctgacagcagttgatttgaacgattttttttttttttttgctggagttgccctttaaggcatTTTTAATGTAAGTGACTTAGCAATTGCTTTGAAGGTGTACAATAATAGCGGGAAGGTGCATTGTAGGTTTCCTTTATTGTAGTGTAATAACACGAAAATAAAACCGCCCTCATCTTTTGTATATAATACTAACCTATCATCTCTTCAtaacaaaatgaaataaaatcaCATTTCTGTTGGTTACTATGTATTTGCACTTTTTCCATTAATTTAAAGTGTTGATGCTTGATCAGCTACAACCCATAAATTATAACCATCTAATGAATCAGTGTCTAAACCTCAGTGATTACAAGCCTGAGACCCTACGGCACACTACAGCCCCCATGTTATACTTACAGATCCAGGACATTGATAGACGTAGAGTAGTTAGTGGATAG carries:
- the KLHL31 gene encoding kelch-like protein 31, which encodes MAPKKKNVKKNKSDINEMTIIVEDSPLSKLNGISGLIEGGNGFNYISTEVSDSSYGTNLMEGLSRMRQDSFLCDLTIGTKTKSFMVHKVVMASCSEYFYNILKKDASTQRVDLNDISPLGLATVITYAYTGKITLSLYTIGSTISSATYLQINTLVNMCCDFLLQEINVENCMYVANIAETYGLKSTKEAAQKFIRDNFIEFSETDQFLKLTYDQINELLIDDELQLPSEIVAFQIAMKWLDHDEKRIKYASGLISNIRFGTISAQDLVNYVQSVPRMMQDTECHRLLVEAMNYHLLPYHQNTLQSRRTKIRGGTRVLVTVGGRPALTEKSLSREILYRDPENGWKRLSELPAKSFNQCVAVMDGFLYIAGGEDQNDARNQAKHAVSNFCRYDPRFNTWIHLANMTQKRTHFSLNVFNGLLYAIGGRNSEGCLASLECYVPSTNQWMPKAPLEVARCCHSSSVIDGKILVVGGYINNAYSRSVCMYDPCNDSWQDKANLSTPRGWHCSVTLGDRVYVMGGSQLGGRGERIDVLPVECFNPHNGQWSFAAPLQNGVSTAGASTLNGKIYLVGGWNEVEKKYKKCIQAYNPDLNEWTEEDELPEATVGVSCCTITMPNFKTRESRASSVSSVPVSI